In Streptomyces sp. NBC_00414, a single window of DNA contains:
- a CDS encoding glutamine synthetase family protein, which yields MDKQQEFVLRTLEERDIRFVRLWFTDVLGFLKSVAVAPAELEQAFDEGIGFDGSAIEGFARVYESDMIAKPDPSTFQVLPWRAEAPGTARMFCDILMPDGSPSFADPRYVLKRALAKASDLGFTFYTHPEIEFFLLKDKPTDGSRPTPADNSGYFDHTPHNVGMDFRRQAITMLESMGISVEFSHHEGAPGQQEIDLRYADALSTADNIMTFRLVMKQVALEQGVQATFMPKPFSEHPGSGMHTHLSLFEGDRNAFYESGSEYQLSKVGRSFIAGLLKHSAEIAAITNQWVNSYKRIWGGSERTAGAGGEAPSYICWGHNNRSALVRVPMYKPGKTGSARVEVRSLDSGANPYLAYAVLLAAGLKGIEEGYELPPGADDDVWALSDAERRAMGIEPLPQNLGESLTLMERSELVAETLGEHVFDFFLRNKRQEWEEYRSEVTAFELRKNLPVL from the coding sequence ATGGACAAGCAGCAGGAGTTCGTGCTCCGTACGTTGGAAGAGCGCGACATCCGTTTCGTACGCCTGTGGTTCACGGACGTGCTGGGCTTCCTCAAGTCCGTGGCGGTGGCCCCGGCGGAGCTGGAGCAGGCCTTCGACGAGGGCATCGGCTTCGACGGATCGGCCATCGAGGGCTTCGCCCGCGTCTACGAGTCCGACATGATCGCCAAGCCGGACCCGTCGACCTTCCAGGTCCTGCCGTGGCGGGCCGAGGCCCCCGGCACCGCCCGGATGTTCTGCGACATCCTGATGCCGGACGGCTCGCCGTCCTTCGCGGACCCGAGGTACGTGCTGAAGCGGGCGCTGGCCAAGGCCTCCGACCTGGGCTTCACCTTCTACACGCACCCGGAGATCGAGTTCTTCCTGCTCAAGGACAAGCCGACGGACGGCTCACGGCCGACCCCGGCGGACAACTCCGGCTACTTCGACCACACCCCGCACAACGTCGGCATGGACTTCCGCCGCCAGGCGATCACCATGCTGGAGTCGATGGGTATCTCGGTCGAGTTCTCGCACCACGAGGGCGCGCCGGGCCAGCAGGAGATCGACCTCCGGTACGCGGACGCGCTCTCCACGGCCGACAACATCATGACGTTCCGGCTGGTCATGAAGCAGGTGGCGCTGGAGCAGGGCGTCCAGGCGACCTTCATGCCGAAGCCGTTCAGTGAGCACCCGGGCTCGGGCATGCACACCCACCTCTCCCTCTTCGAGGGCGACCGCAACGCGTTCTACGAGTCGGGTTCCGAGTACCAGCTCTCCAAGGTCGGCCGCTCCTTCATCGCGGGCCTGCTGAAGCACTCGGCGGAGATCGCCGCGATCACCAACCAGTGGGTCAACTCGTACAAGCGCATCTGGGGCGGCTCCGAGCGCACCGCGGGCGCCGGCGGCGAGGCCCCCTCGTACATCTGCTGGGGCCACAACAACCGCTCGGCCCTGGTCCGCGTCCCGATGTACAAGCCCGGCAAGACGGGCTCGGCGCGCGTGGAGGTCCGCTCCCTCGACTCGGGCGCGAACCCCTACCTGGCGTACGCGGTCCTGCTGGCCGCCGGCCTCAAGGGCATCGAGGAGGGCTACGAGCTGCCGCCCGGCGCCGACGACGACGTCTGGGCCCTCTCCGACGCCGAGCGCCGCGCGATGGGCATCGAGCCGCTGCCCCAGAACCTGGGCGAGTCCCTCACGCTCATGGAGCGCAGCGAACTGGTCGCCGAGACGCTCGGCGAGCACGTCTTCGACTTCTTCCTGCGCAACAAGCGCCAGGAGTGGGAGGAGTACCGCTCCGAGGTGACGGCGTTCGAGCTGCGGAAGAACCTGCCGGTGCTGTAG
- a CDS encoding VOC family protein: MDMALEVIMLPVTDIDRAKAFYEDKVGFHVDIDTEVMPGARVVQLTPPGSGCSIALSKGVPIPSGTPQPGTYHGMQLVVADAKAAYDELTARGLELSEPVAYAPQDGGTFMHFTDPDGNGWAIQEYRERAAKPLHKLLTDQAEQP, translated from the coding sequence ATGGACATGGCCCTTGAAGTGATCATGCTGCCGGTCACCGACATCGACCGGGCGAAGGCCTTCTACGAGGACAAGGTGGGCTTCCACGTCGACATCGACACGGAGGTGATGCCGGGCGCGCGGGTGGTCCAGCTGACACCCCCCGGTTCCGGCTGTTCGATCGCGCTCTCCAAGGGCGTGCCCATCCCGTCCGGGACCCCGCAACCGGGCACGTACCACGGCATGCAGTTGGTCGTCGCGGACGCCAAGGCCGCGTACGACGAACTGACCGCGCGGGGCCTGGAACTCAGCGAGCCCGTCGCGTACGCCCCTCAGGACGGCGGCACGTTCATGCACTTCACCGACCCGGACGGCAACGGCTGGGCCATCCAGGAGTACCGCGAGCGGGCGGCGAAGCCCCTGCACAAGCTGCTGACGGACCAGGCGGAACAGCCGTAA
- a CDS encoding winged helix-turn-helix transcriptional regulator, with translation MARAPRLGPYICGIDAALDVVSGKWKGLILWELETHRVRRFAELRRGLPGVSEKMLTQHLREMEEDGLVHREVHAEVPPRVEYSLTEHGRTLNQALGPLGVWGTERMRREGAAAVDPAETAHA, from the coding sequence ATGGCCAGGGCTCCGAGACTCGGGCCTTACATCTGCGGCATCGACGCCGCGCTCGACGTGGTGAGCGGCAAGTGGAAGGGGCTGATCCTCTGGGAGCTCGAAACCCATCGCGTACGCCGTTTCGCCGAACTCCGTCGCGGCCTGCCGGGAGTCAGCGAGAAGATGCTGACGCAGCACCTGCGGGAGATGGAGGAGGACGGTCTCGTCCACCGGGAGGTCCATGCCGAGGTGCCGCCGAGGGTGGAGTACTCCCTGACCGAGCACGGGCGCACGCTCAACCAGGCGCTCGGGCCGCTCGGCGTCTGGGGGACGGAGCGGATGCGGCGCGAAGGCGCCGCGGCGGTGGACCCGGCCGAGACCGCACACGCCTGA
- a CDS encoding NAD(P)-dependent oxidoreductase: protein MNERQNFTSSPNSAVTVIGLGPMGRAMTRTLLTAGHPVTVWNRTAGRADGLVTDGATLAATPVEAVEASDLVILSLTDYAAMYDILDGATGSLAGRTLGNMSSDTPDRTREAAAWAAGHGAAFLTGGVMVPAPMVGTAAAHVYYSGPGEVLESRLAALTPLGTPKYLGEDPGLAQLMYQAQLAVFLTTLSALMHATAMLGSAGVKAGEALPELLSSADSIGAILRAGEEHPGAALDAGEHPGDLSTITMMGATADHIVETSRSLGLDPALPLAVRAHYRRAIEDGHGGDNWTRVIDGIREPR, encoded by the coding sequence GTGAACGAACGACAGAACTTCACCAGCAGCCCGAACAGCGCCGTCACCGTGATCGGTCTCGGTCCGATGGGCCGGGCGATGACCCGCACCCTCCTCACCGCCGGCCACCCCGTCACCGTCTGGAACCGCACCGCCGGCCGGGCCGACGGCCTCGTCACCGACGGAGCGACGCTCGCGGCGACACCCGTCGAGGCGGTCGAGGCGAGCGACCTCGTGATCCTCAGCCTCACCGACTACGCGGCGATGTACGACATCCTCGACGGCGCCACCGGATCGCTCGCCGGCCGGACGCTGGGCAACATGAGTTCCGACACCCCCGACCGCACACGCGAGGCGGCGGCCTGGGCGGCGGGGCACGGCGCCGCCTTCCTCACCGGAGGTGTCATGGTCCCCGCGCCGATGGTCGGCACGGCGGCGGCCCACGTCTACTACAGCGGCCCCGGCGAGGTGCTGGAGAGCAGGCTCGCGGCGTTGACACCGCTCGGGACACCGAAGTACCTGGGCGAGGACCCGGGCCTCGCCCAGTTGATGTACCAGGCCCAACTCGCGGTGTTCCTCACCACCCTGTCCGCGCTGATGCACGCCACCGCGATGCTGGGCAGCGCGGGCGTGAAGGCCGGGGAAGCACTGCCGGAGCTGCTCTCCTCCGCCGACTCGATCGGCGCGATCCTGCGGGCCGGTGAGGAGCACCCCGGCGCCGCGCTCGACGCGGGCGAGCACCCCGGCGACCTCAGCACCATCACCATGATGGGGGCGACGGCCGACCACATCGTCGAGACCAGCAGGTCCCTCGGCCTCGACCCGGCCCTCCCGCTGGCCGTGCGGGCGCACTACCGGCGCGCGATCGAGGACGGGCACGGCGGCGACAACTGGACCCGCGTCATCGACGGCATCCGGGAACCGCGCTGA
- a CDS encoding bifunctional [glutamine synthetase] adenylyltransferase/[glutamine synthetase]-adenylyl-L-tyrosine phosphorylase yields the protein MTVPGRRSSTFSRLLRHGFTDPSAAERLLDSPELAAVTNDPVLLDALGATADPDLALLGLVRIVEAQENDAGRRELLDTLIAAKPLRDRLLGVLGASDALGDHLARHPLDWQALVTYEPQDLHPGVAEFERGLAEAGDPVSLRVAYRRCLLSIAARDVCGTTDVAQAAAELADLATATLRAALSIAQAAAPEDAGMCRLAVIAMGKCGGHELNYVSDVDVIFVGEPADGVDAADEDKAMRAATRLAAHLMRICSETTVEGSIWPVDANLRPEGRNGPLVRTLSSHLAYYQRWAKTWEFQALLKARAVAGDVVLGEKYVSTLSPLVWQVAERENFVADVQKMRRRVVENIPPAEIERELKLGPGGLRDVEFAVQMLQLVHGRVDTSLRSGTTLDALKALAAGGYVGRVDAVQFDEAYRFLRSMEHRIQLFRLRRTHLVPEDEADLRRLGRSLGLRTDPVTTLNREWKRHAGVVRRLHEKLFYRPLLDAVAQLAPGESRLSPGAARERLVALGYADPAAALRHLEALASGVSRKAAIQRTLLPVLLGWFADSADPDAGLLNFRKVSDALGKTPWYLRLLRDEGAAAENLARVLSAGRLAPDLLMRAPEAVALLGNGSSGGLVPRTRAHLEQEILSAVGRAGKGEAAVTAARGVRRRELFRTAAIDIVSSYGTEETPANADQGALVDLVGGAISDLTAATLAGTLRAVVRDGWGETLPTRFAVIGMGRFGGHELGYGSDADVLFVHEPREGVGEEEASRAASTVVSEMRRLLQISSADPPLLIDADLRPEGKSGPLVRTLKSYEAYYRRWSLVWESQALLRAEVVAGDEELGRRFLDLADPLRYPAEGLGEDAVREIRRLKARMETERMPRGADPTLHTKLGRGGLSDVEWTVQLLQLRHGWVEPGLRTTRTREALAAACAAELISGEDASTLDEAWVLATRVRNAVMLVRGRAGDTFPSDGRELAAVGRYLGYGPGHVGDMLDDYRRTTRRARAVVDELFYGG from the coding sequence ATGACGGTGCCGGGGCGCAGGAGCAGTACCTTCTCTCGGCTGCTCCGGCACGGGTTCACCGACCCCTCGGCCGCCGAGCGGCTGCTGGACAGCCCGGAGCTCGCGGCGGTGACGAACGACCCGGTCCTGCTCGACGCGCTCGGCGCCACCGCCGACCCGGACCTGGCCCTGCTGGGCCTCGTCCGGATCGTCGAGGCGCAGGAGAACGACGCGGGGCGGCGCGAGCTGCTCGACACGCTGATCGCGGCGAAGCCGCTGCGCGACCGGCTGCTCGGGGTGCTCGGCGCCTCCGACGCCCTCGGCGACCACCTCGCGCGCCACCCGCTCGACTGGCAGGCCCTGGTCACGTACGAGCCGCAGGACCTGCATCCCGGCGTCGCGGAGTTCGAGCGCGGGCTCGCCGAGGCGGGCGACCCCGTGTCGCTGCGGGTCGCCTACCGGCGGTGCCTGCTGTCCATCGCCGCCCGTGACGTGTGCGGGACCACCGATGTCGCCCAGGCCGCGGCCGAGCTGGCCGACCTCGCGACCGCCACCCTGCGGGCCGCGCTCTCCATCGCCCAGGCCGCCGCGCCCGAGGACGCCGGGATGTGCCGGCTGGCGGTGATCGCGATGGGCAAGTGCGGCGGCCACGAACTGAACTACGTGTCCGACGTCGACGTCATCTTCGTCGGGGAGCCCGCCGACGGGGTCGACGCGGCCGACGAGGACAAGGCGATGCGGGCCGCCACCCGGCTCGCGGCCCATCTGATGCGGATCTGCTCGGAGACCACCGTCGAGGGGTCCATCTGGCCCGTCGACGCCAACCTGCGCCCCGAGGGGCGCAACGGACCGCTCGTGCGCACGCTCAGCAGCCACCTCGCCTACTACCAGCGCTGGGCCAAGACCTGGGAGTTCCAGGCCCTGTTGAAGGCACGGGCCGTCGCGGGGGACGTCGTGCTGGGCGAGAAGTACGTCTCCACCCTGTCGCCGCTCGTCTGGCAGGTCGCCGAGCGCGAGAACTTCGTCGCCGACGTGCAGAAGATGCGGCGGCGCGTCGTCGAGAACATTCCGCCCGCCGAGATCGAGCGGGAGCTGAAGCTCGGCCCCGGCGGACTGCGGGACGTCGAATTCGCCGTGCAGATGCTGCAGTTGGTGCACGGACGGGTCGACACGTCACTGCGCAGCGGAACCACCCTCGACGCGCTGAAGGCACTGGCCGCGGGCGGCTACGTGGGACGCGTCGACGCCGTGCAGTTCGACGAGGCCTACCGCTTCCTGCGGTCCATGGAACACCGCATACAGCTCTTCCGGCTGCGGCGCACGCACCTCGTGCCCGAGGACGAGGCGGATCTGCGGCGCCTCGGGCGCTCGCTCGGGCTCCGGACCGATCCCGTCACCACGCTGAACCGTGAGTGGAAGCGGCACGCCGGTGTGGTGCGCCGGCTGCACGAGAAGCTCTTCTACCGGCCGCTGCTCGACGCCGTCGCTCAACTCGCCCCCGGCGAGAGCCGTTTGAGCCCGGGAGCGGCGAGAGAGCGGCTGGTGGCCCTCGGCTACGCGGATCCGGCCGCCGCGCTCCGTCACCTGGAGGCGCTGGCCTCCGGCGTCTCCCGCAAGGCCGCCATCCAACGGACCCTGCTGCCTGTCCTGTTGGGCTGGTTCGCCGACTCCGCCGACCCCGACGCGGGGCTGCTCAACTTCCGCAAGGTCTCGGACGCGCTCGGCAAGACCCCTTGGTATCTGCGGCTGTTGCGGGACGAGGGCGCCGCCGCCGAGAACCTCGCCCGGGTGCTGTCCGCCGGACGCCTCGCCCCCGACCTGCTGATGCGGGCGCCCGAGGCGGTGGCCCTGCTCGGCAACGGCTCAAGCGGCGGGCTCGTACCCCGTACCCGCGCCCACCTCGAACAGGAGATCCTGTCCGCGGTCGGCCGGGCAGGCAAGGGGGAGGCCGCGGTCACCGCCGCGCGTGGCGTACGACGGCGGGAGCTGTTCCGTACGGCCGCCATCGACATCGTCAGCTCCTACGGCACCGAGGAGACACCCGCCAACGCCGACCAGGGCGCACTGGTCGACCTCGTCGGGGGCGCCATCTCGGACCTCACGGCGGCCACCCTCGCCGGCACCCTGCGCGCCGTCGTCCGCGACGGCTGGGGTGAGACACTGCCCACCCGCTTCGCGGTCATCGGCATGGGCCGCTTCGGCGGCCACGAACTGGGTTACGGGTCCGACGCGGACGTGCTGTTCGTCCACGAGCCCCGGGAGGGCGTGGGCGAGGAGGAGGCCTCGCGGGCCGCCAGCACTGTCGTCTCCGAGATGCGCAGACTGCTGCAGATCTCCAGCGCCGATCCGCCGCTGCTCATCGACGCCGACCTGCGGCCCGAGGGCAAGTCCGGGCCGCTCGTACGGACGTTGAAGTCCTACGAGGCCTACTACCGGCGCTGGTCACTGGTGTGGGAGTCGCAGGCGCTGCTGCGGGCCGAAGTCGTCGCGGGGGACGAGGAGTTGGGACGGCGGTTCCTCGACCTCGCCGATCCGCTGCGGTATCCGGCGGAAGGACTCGGGGAGGACGCCGTACGGGAGATCCGGCGGCTCAAGGCCCGGATGGAGACCGAGCGGATGCCCCGCGGGGCCGATCCGACGCTGCACACCAAGCTGGGGCGGGGCGGGCTGTCCGACGTGGAGTGGACCGTGCAGTTGCTGCAGCTGCGGCACGGGTGGGTGGAGCCGGGGCTTCGGACCACCCGCACGCGGGAGGCGCTCGCCGCCGCCTGTGCGGCCGAGCTGATCTCCGGGGAGGATGCGTCGACGCTCGACGAGGCGTGGGTGTTGGCGACTCGGGTGCGGAACGCCGTGATGTTGGTTCGGGGGCGGGCGGGGGACACGTTTCCGTCCGACGGGCGGGAGTTGGCGGCGGTGGGTCGGTATCTGGGTTACGGCCCCGGGCATGTGGGGGACATGCTCGATGACTATCGGCGTACGACGCGGCGGGCGCGGGCGGTCGTGGACGAGCTGTTCTACGGCGGGTGA
- a CDS encoding DMT family transporter, with translation MPLTSSLRMAALALLWGSGFLWIKLALNHGLSPAQITITRCALGTAVLLLLARSAGQRLPRDRGTWGHLVVAALFCNAIPFALFSVGEQTVDSGIAGVLNATTPLWSLLIGIALGTDRGLGRTRLAGLFLGFAGTLLIFAPWHRSGLLTWGAVALLAAAASYAVAFAYMARTLTGRAAPLAVSAAQLLTATGWTCVALPAAGAVRTDITGLLAVTALGVLGTGVTFYLNYRLIADEGATSAATVGYLLPVVSVGLGALFLGEEVGWRVLAGMGVVLAGVALSRHRRPFPFPTTHGGCAPSPPKSRFALVLRRRTG, from the coding sequence ATGCCGCTCACCTCGTCCCTGCGCATGGCTGCCCTGGCCCTCCTCTGGGGGTCGGGCTTCCTGTGGATCAAACTCGCCCTGAACCACGGCCTGTCCCCGGCCCAGATCACCATCACCCGCTGCGCCCTCGGCACGGCCGTGCTCCTCCTCCTGGCCCGCTCGGCCGGCCAGCGCCTCCCACGCGACCGCGGGACGTGGGGCCACCTCGTCGTCGCCGCCCTGTTCTGCAACGCGATCCCCTTCGCCCTCTTCAGCGTCGGTGAGCAGACGGTGGACTCCGGCATCGCGGGCGTGCTGAACGCGACAACTCCCCTGTGGTCGCTGCTGATCGGGATCGCCCTCGGCACGGACCGCGGGCTCGGCCGCACGCGCCTGGCCGGCCTGTTCCTGGGCTTCGCCGGTACGCTCCTGATCTTCGCCCCGTGGCACCGTTCGGGTCTGCTGACCTGGGGTGCGGTGGCGCTGCTGGCCGCGGCGGCGAGCTATGCGGTCGCCTTCGCGTACATGGCGCGCACGCTGACCGGGCGGGCGGCGCCGCTGGCCGTATCGGCGGCGCAGCTTCTGACGGCCACGGGGTGGACGTGCGTGGCGCTTCCCGCCGCCGGGGCCGTCCGGACCGACATCACGGGGCTGCTGGCGGTGACCGCGCTCGGTGTTCTCGGGACGGGGGTCACGTTCTATCTCAACTACCGCCTGATCGCGGACGAGGGGGCCACGAGTGCGGCGACGGTGGGGTATCTGCTGCCGGTGGTGTCGGTGGGGTTGGGTGCGCTTTTCCTGGGCGAGGAGGTCGGGTGGCGGGTGCTCGCGGGGATGGGTGTGGTGCTGGCCGGGGTGGCTTTGAGTCGCCACCGCCGCCCCTTCCCGTTCCCGACCACGCATGGGGGCTGCGCCCCCTCGCCCCCGAAATCGCGCTTCGCGCTCGTCCTCAGACGCCGGACGGGCTGA
- a CDS encoding LysR family transcriptional regulator yields MLDVRRMQMLRAVVTSGSVTAAATRLGYTPSAVSQQIAVLEKEARTPLLERVGRGVRPTEAGLLLTGYADVIGRQVAEAETALADLRAGRTGRLAVRYFATAGAALVAPAVARVRAEHPGVRIELKLTDPEDPLPDVREGRADLALVVRPESESHEEGEEAAGVDGVRLVRLLDDPYLAVLPKGHRLAGRRTVALADLAEEPWVGSEWPGPCLDAQLSACETAGFRPRFVVESEDYVTAQGFVAAGLGVSLVPRLGLGSRHPGVVVREVRRPEPVRVIFAAVREAAPPTPALRSFLQALREADGDGGGGE; encoded by the coding sequence ATGCTTGATGTGCGACGCATGCAGATGCTCAGGGCCGTGGTGACCAGCGGCTCCGTGACGGCGGCGGCGACCCGGCTCGGCTACACGCCCTCGGCGGTCAGCCAGCAGATCGCGGTACTGGAGAAGGAGGCCCGCACACCCCTGCTCGAACGGGTCGGACGGGGCGTGCGGCCCACCGAGGCCGGGCTGCTCCTCACCGGCTACGCGGACGTCATCGGCCGCCAGGTCGCCGAGGCCGAGACCGCGCTCGCCGACCTGCGGGCGGGCCGTACGGGGCGGCTCGCGGTGCGGTACTTCGCGACGGCGGGGGCCGCCCTGGTCGCCCCGGCGGTGGCCCGGGTACGGGCCGAACACCCGGGGGTGCGGATCGAGTTGAAGCTCACCGACCCCGAGGACCCGCTGCCGGACGTACGGGAGGGCAGGGCGGACCTGGCCCTCGTGGTGCGTCCGGAGAGCGAGAGCCATGAGGAGGGGGAGGAGGCGGCCGGGGTGGACGGTGTGCGGCTGGTGCGGCTGCTCGACGATCCGTATCTCGCCGTGCTGCCGAAGGGGCACCGGCTGGCCGGACGGCGGACCGTGGCGCTGGCCGACCTCGCGGAGGAGCCGTGGGTGGGCAGTGAGTGGCCCGGACCCTGCCTGGACGCGCAGCTCTCGGCATGCGAGACCGCCGGGTTCCGGCCCCGGTTCGTGGTGGAGAGCGAGGACTACGTGACCGCGCAGGGGTTCGTCGCGGCGGGCCTCGGCGTGAGCCTGGTCCCGCGCCTGGGCCTCGGCAGCAGGCACCCCGGAGTGGTCGTACGGGAGGTCCGCCGGCCGGAGCCGGTCCGGGTGATCTTCGCCGCCGTACGGGAGGCGGCGCCCCCGACACCCGCGCTGCGGAGCTTCCTCCAGGCGCTGAGGGAGGCCGACGGAGACGGTGGGGGCGGGGAGTGA
- a CDS encoding phosphatase PAP2 family protein: protein MGESTVTTLEGQEQAPPQPVADEAHGSAGHRFLRRPRTPRRPRLWFEILLIGVSYWTYSLIRNAVPEQRTQALENADWLWRTEHHLGIAVEESVNHTVNSVTWLIVGMNYYYATLHFVVTIGVLVWLYRSHPGRYAATRTVVFATTGVALVGYYLYPLAPPRLMNGNDFIDTVVVHQTWGSMASGDLKSMSNQYAAMPSMHIGWSLWCGLTIFALASVPWVRVLGLLYPVATLVVIVATANHFWLDAVGGMACLAFGFAVARIWYGSLPYALPRQVPPGAGPKPWPRVRARARARVGTKA from the coding sequence ATGGGTGAGAGCACCGTGACGACACTGGAAGGCCAGGAGCAGGCCCCTCCACAGCCCGTCGCGGACGAGGCGCACGGCAGCGCGGGACACCGTTTCCTGCGAAGGCCGCGCACGCCCCGCCGCCCCCGGCTCTGGTTCGAGATCCTGCTCATCGGCGTGAGTTACTGGACGTACTCACTGATCCGCAACGCGGTTCCGGAGCAGCGGACCCAGGCGCTGGAGAACGCCGACTGGCTCTGGAGGACGGAGCACCACCTCGGCATCGCCGTGGAGGAGTCCGTCAACCACACCGTGAACTCGGTGACTTGGCTGATCGTCGGTATGAACTACTACTACGCGACCCTGCATTTCGTGGTGACCATCGGCGTCCTGGTGTGGCTCTACCGCAGCCACCCCGGCCGGTACGCGGCCACCCGCACGGTCGTCTTCGCCACCACGGGCGTGGCACTGGTCGGTTACTACCTGTATCCGCTGGCCCCGCCGCGCCTGATGAACGGCAACGACTTCATCGACACGGTCGTGGTCCACCAGACCTGGGGCTCGATGGCCTCCGGCGACCTGAAGAGCATGTCGAACCAGTACGCCGCGATGCCCTCCATGCACATCGGCTGGTCCCTGTGGTGCGGCCTCACGATCTTCGCCCTGGCGTCCGTCCCGTGGGTACGGGTCCTGGGTCTGCTCTACCCCGTGGCGACCCTGGTGGTCATCGTCGCCACGGCCAACCACTTCTGGCTGGACGCGGTGGGCGGCATGGCCTGCCTGGCGTTCGGCTTCGCGGTGGCGAGAATCTGGTACGGATCCCTGCCGTACGCGCTTCCGCGGCAGGTCCCGCCCGGAGCCGGACCCAAGCCCTGGCCCAGAGTCAGGGCCAGGGCCAGGGCCAGGGTCGGGACCAAGGCCTGA
- a CDS encoding LacI family DNA-binding transcriptional regulator, producing the protein MTTRLADIAAQAGVSEATVSRVLNGKPGVAATTRQSVLAALDVLGYERPVRLRQRSEGLVGLITPELENPIFPALAQVIGQALTRQGYTPVLATQTPGGSTEDELTEMLVDRGVAGIIFVSGLHADTSADMQRYEQLRGQGVPFVLVDGFSPKVQAPFISPDDRAAMALAVTHLVSLGHTRIGLALGPKRFVPVQRKIEGFVRTMQDLLGLAAADIEERLVQHSLYTLEGGQAATAALIDRDCTAIVCASDMMALGAIRTARQRGLEVPDDISVVGFDDSPLIAFTDPPLTTVRKPVPAMGQAAVRTLLEEIGGTPAPHSEFVFMPELVVRGSTASSPGDRNRT; encoded by the coding sequence GTGACCACACGGCTTGCCGACATCGCAGCGCAGGCGGGGGTGAGCGAAGCGACCGTCAGCCGCGTCCTGAACGGGAAGCCGGGCGTCGCCGCCACCACCCGCCAGTCCGTTCTGGCCGCGCTCGACGTGCTCGGCTACGAGCGTCCCGTCCGTCTGCGCCAGCGCAGCGAGGGGCTCGTCGGGCTGATAACCCCGGAGCTGGAGAACCCGATATTCCCGGCCCTGGCCCAGGTCATCGGTCAGGCGCTGACGCGGCAGGGCTACACGCCGGTCCTCGCGACCCAGACTCCGGGCGGCTCCACCGAGGACGAGCTGACCGAGATGCTGGTCGACCGGGGGGTCGCCGGCATCATCTTCGTCTCCGGACTGCACGCGGACACCTCCGCGGACATGCAGCGCTACGAGCAACTGCGCGGGCAGGGAGTGCCGTTCGTCCTCGTCGACGGTTTCTCGCCGAAGGTGCAGGCGCCCTTCATCTCGCCGGACGACCGGGCGGCGATGGCCCTGGCGGTCACGCACCTCGTCTCGCTCGGCCACACCCGGATCGGTCTCGCGCTCGGGCCGAAGCGGTTCGTGCCGGTGCAGCGCAAGATCGAGGGCTTCGTCCGCACGATGCAGGACCTGCTGGGCCTGGCCGCGGCCGACATCGAGGAGCGCCTGGTCCAGCACTCGCTGTACACGCTGGAGGGCGGACAGGCGGCCACGGCGGCGCTCATCGACCGCGACTGCACGGCGATCGTCTGCGCCAGCGACATGATGGCGCTGGGTGCCATACGGACGGCCCGGCAGCGCGGCCTCGAAGTCCCGGACGACATCTCCGTCGTCGGCTTCGACGACTCCCCGCTGATCGCCTTCACGGACCCGCCCCTCACCACGGTCCGCAAGCCGGTACCGGCGATGGGCCAGGCCGCGGTGCGTACGCTGCTGGAGGAGATCGGCGGGACACCGGCGCCCCACAGCGAGTTCGTGTTCATGCCGGAACTGGTGGTGCGGGGCTCGACGGCTTCGTCCCCCGGGGACCGCAATCGCACGTGA